One stretch of Priestia megaterium DNA includes these proteins:
- a CDS encoding RNA polymerase sigma factor: protein MNHYSDEEQRIAQIYDRYYLDVYRFIMCFTGHKNEAEDLTQETFIQVLKSLPTYNSSYPLKSWVLSIAKHVTIDQHRRRKFYHLFKDSYFHQLISSERSPSQWMEIRTERQMVEKALLKVKPTYRAVFILRAINELSIKETAEVLSYSESKVKVTYLRAIKKLQTLLQIEWEEWKHESTN from the coding sequence GTGAATCATTACTCAGATGAGGAGCAGCGTATTGCTCAAATTTATGATCGCTATTATTTAGACGTATATCGCTTTATTATGTGCTTCACAGGTCATAAGAATGAGGCAGAGGACCTCACTCAAGAAACGTTTATTCAAGTATTAAAGTCTCTTCCTACCTACAATTCATCTTATCCACTTAAATCCTGGGTCTTATCTATCGCGAAACATGTCACAATTGATCAACACCGTCGAAGAAAGTTCTACCATTTATTTAAGGATTCATATTTTCATCAGCTAATATCTTCTGAAAGATCTCCTTCTCAATGGATGGAGATAAGAACAGAAAGACAAATGGTGGAGAAAGCTTTACTTAAAGTGAAGCCTACCTATCGGGCAGTTTTTATTCTTCGTGCCATAAATGAACTATCCATAAAAGAAACAGCCGAAGTTTTGAGTTATTCAGAGTCGAAGGTAAAAGTAACGTATCTTAGAGCTATCAAAAAACTACAAACGCTATTACAGATCGAATGGGAGGAGTGGAAACATGAGAGCACGAACTGA
- a CDS encoding ABC transporter ATP-binding protein has protein sequence MNILDVTAINKTYTKQRWLKKNVHPILKNVTFSLAPGECIAIVGKSGSGKSTLANIMLGIESATSGEMIFREKTLTKSYYKQIRKEIQGVFQNSYASLNPLQKVEDILKEPLRNFDLPFNKSKLLYLLDIVGLEPSLLQHYPGELSGGQQQRLAIARAIATEPSILILDEVTSNLDMVLQKKILQLLQHLQQTQGLSLLFITHDIQVARFVASRILIMNEGEIIDQFSKYQQPRHSLAKQLFRAVLPSHPSKR, from the coding sequence ATGAATATATTGGACGTGACAGCAATTAACAAAACATACACGAAACAAAGATGGTTAAAAAAAAATGTGCATCCTATATTGAAAAATGTCACATTTTCATTAGCTCCTGGTGAGTGTATTGCAATTGTTGGTAAAAGTGGTTCTGGAAAAAGTACGTTAGCAAACATTATGTTAGGTATTGAATCTGCAACGTCTGGTGAAATGATATTTAGGGAAAAGACATTAACAAAGTCTTATTACAAACAAATACGTAAAGAAATTCAAGGAGTTTTTCAAAATAGTTATGCTTCCCTTAACCCATTGCAAAAAGTTGAAGATATTTTGAAAGAACCACTAAGAAACTTTGATTTACCTTTCAATAAAAGCAAATTACTTTATTTATTAGATATCGTCGGTTTAGAACCCTCTTTACTCCAGCACTATCCAGGAGAATTAAGTGGGGGACAACAACAGCGTCTCGCCATTGCTAGAGCCATAGCTACTGAACCATCAATACTTATTTTAGACGAAGTAACAAGTAACTTAGATATGGTGTTACAAAAAAAAATATTACAACTTCTTCAACATTTACAGCAGACACAAGGACTAAGTTTATTATTTATTACACACGATATACAAGTGGCTCGTTTTGTAGCTTCACGTATTCTCATAATGAATGAGGGTGAGATTATTGATCAGTTTTCTAAGTATCAACAACCCCGCCATTCGTTGGCTAAACAACTGTTTCGAGCTGTATTACCTAGCCATCCATCTAAGCGTTAA
- a CDS encoding ABC transporter permease subunit yields the protein MIKKICLLLLSLIGIISLFAPWIVPNDPYLIDTTKRFFNPSWQYPLGTDHLGRCIFSRILIGMRYSVGSALIIQLISSGFSLAIATIVTFRQGITKRIFIRLWDILLSFPIIILAFALISVFGPGLRSVIIALVFAQTIYYSRIFHNAMISLSEMNYIKAACVSGTTGIKLLKTHFIPHILPTLYTLLSLDLGKVILEIAGFSFIGLGVQAPIPEWGMMIDEGKQYMRQYPALIIYPGISIFMIVLLLHQVGVKKHAN from the coding sequence ATGATTAAAAAAATATGCCTTTTATTGCTTAGTCTTATAGGTATCATTAGCCTTTTTGCGCCATGGATTGTACCAAATGACCCATATTTAATTGATACAACCAAACGCTTTTTTAATCCATCGTGGCAGTATCCTTTAGGTACAGATCATTTAGGTCGTTGTATCTTCTCAAGAATACTAATTGGAATGCGTTACTCTGTTGGTTCAGCACTCATTATTCAGCTCATTTCAAGTGGTTTTTCATTAGCCATTGCTACAATTGTTACATTTAGACAAGGTATTACTAAAAGGATATTTATACGTTTATGGGATATTCTACTTTCTTTCCCTATCATTATTCTTGCCTTTGCATTAATCAGTGTGTTTGGTCCAGGGTTAAGAAGTGTAATTATCGCCCTTGTTTTTGCACAAACAATTTATTATTCGCGTATCTTCCATAATGCCATGATCAGTTTAAGTGAGATGAACTATATAAAAGCAGCGTGTGTTAGTGGCACAACTGGGATAAAACTATTAAAAACACATTTTATTCCTCATATTTTACCCACTCTTTATACATTATTATCCTTAGATTTAGGGAAAGTTATTTTGGAAATTGCGGGTTTTTCATTTATAGGATTAGGTGTACAAGCACCTATACCTGAATGGGGCATGATGATTGATGAAGGTAAACAATATATGAGGCAATATCCAGCACTTATTATCTATCCAGGTATATCAATTTTCATGATAGTACTATTATTGCATCAGGTAGGTGTTAAAAAACATGCAAACTGA
- the nikA gene encoding nickel ABC transporter substrate-binding protein: protein MQHLLVLFMLFTFIHNPQPEKGWGIFYLYVYLHTLKEEIMLKKSCLLLVILIVSLLAACSADTKTDANHSGKKTISIGWPLDIGPLNPHTYLPNQMTAQAMVYESLVEYNDDGTISPKLAEKWKVSDDQTTYTFYLREGVKYSDGSIFNADNVIRNFNAILENRKAHSWMGMVKHIDYVKKIDDYTVALKLDEPYYPVLNELAFVRPFRFLGDAGFPKNNATSKGIKTAVGTGPWVLKEYKKDKYAIFKRNDNYWGEKPKVDEVKIKIIPDSESIALAFENQELDLIYGRGIVSLDNYTYLKDSGNYETAISEPLSTKALLFNTQSGPLQQLKVRQAIHYAINKQSLVSTVTHGTEKVADTLFWDAIPYADIDLKALKFDSKKAKSLLNEAGWKLENGQTIRTKDGQKLELDLTYIATDAIQKPMAEMIQGELAKVGIKLDIKGTDVMVGLHQLMNDETDINFWRTNGPPTDPHNFINESAIPNASGVYEAKRGLAEAKDLNKKIQQVLVSTDEEKRSQLYKEILTTMHDEALFYPISYETNNVIYQKSMQKFVPRASEYDIPYTIMDFKK from the coding sequence ATGCAACATTTATTGGTTCTATTTATGCTGTTTACTTTTATACATAACCCTCAACCCGAAAAAGGTTGGGGGATTTTTTATTTATATGTTTATCTACACACTTTAAAGGAGGAAATAATGCTTAAAAAATCATGTTTGTTACTTGTTATTCTCATAGTTTCCTTATTAGCAGCCTGCTCAGCAGATACAAAAACAGATGCTAATCACTCTGGAAAAAAGACAATTTCAATTGGATGGCCACTTGATATAGGTCCACTAAATCCACATACCTACTTGCCTAACCAGATGACTGCTCAGGCAATGGTTTACGAGTCACTTGTTGAATACAATGATGACGGTACCATTTCACCTAAGCTCGCTGAAAAATGGAAGGTTTCAGACGATCAAACAACTTATACTTTCTATTTACGTGAGGGTGTAAAGTACTCCGATGGATCCATCTTTAATGCAGACAATGTCATTCGCAACTTTAATGCCATTTTAGAAAATCGAAAAGCTCATTCATGGATGGGAATGGTTAAACATATTGATTATGTTAAAAAAATAGATGATTACACAGTTGCTTTAAAGCTGGATGAACCATATTATCCTGTTCTGAATGAACTAGCATTTGTTAGGCCATTTCGATTTCTTGGGGATGCAGGATTTCCTAAGAATAATGCAACCTCAAAAGGTATTAAGACAGCCGTTGGAACAGGTCCATGGGTTCTAAAAGAGTACAAAAAAGATAAATATGCTATTTTCAAACGCAATGATAATTATTGGGGTGAAAAGCCAAAGGTTGATGAAGTAAAAATAAAAATTATTCCTGATTCAGAATCAATTGCTCTGGCGTTTGAAAATCAAGAGTTAGATTTAATCTATGGTCGAGGCATTGTTAGTTTAGATAATTACACGTATTTAAAAGATAGTGGTAATTACGAGACAGCCATTTCAGAACCGTTATCCACAAAAGCATTACTATTTAATACTCAATCAGGACCATTACAGCAATTAAAGGTACGTCAAGCCATTCATTATGCAATTAATAAGCAATCATTAGTAAGTACTGTGACACATGGTACAGAAAAAGTAGCAGATACTTTGTTTTGGGATGCCATCCCCTACGCTGATATTGATTTAAAAGCATTAAAATTTGATTCCAAAAAAGCAAAATCTCTATTAAATGAAGCTGGTTGGAAATTAGAGAATGGACAAACTATCCGTACAAAAGATGGGCAGAAACTAGAATTAGATTTAACCTATATTGCAACAGATGCCATTCAAAAGCCAATGGCTGAAATGATACAAGGTGAACTAGCAAAAGTAGGCATCAAATTAGATATTAAGGGAACAGATGTAATGGTGGGTTTACATCAGTTAATGAATGATGAAACCGACATTAACTTTTGGAGAACAAACGGTCCACCAACCGATCCACATAATTTTATTAATGAATCAGCAATCCCAAACGCAAGTGGAGTCTATGAAGCAAAACGAGGATTAGCAGAAGCTAAAGATTTAAATAAAAAAATTCAGCAAGTACTTGTTAGTACAGACGAAGAAAAACGTTCACAATTATATAAAGAGATTTTAACAACTATGCATGATGAAGCGTTATTCTATCCGATTTCATATGAAACTAACAATGTAATTTATCAGAAGTCAATGCAAAAATTCGTACCACGCGCTTCTGAATATGATATTCCATATACTATTATGGACTTCAAGAAATAA
- a CDS encoding ATP-binding cassette domain-containing protein yields the protein MQTDILLNIENLCINIGQEKVLKNICLQAKRGRILGIIGESGSGKSTLCRAIMQQLPPSFQQTDGDILFNEYPLTKESTDIGTAITSILQNPMMAFDTIQTIEGHFFETIKAKYKMKPIQMRQLTERYLEKVQLYDTHRILKSYPFELSGGMLQRIMIALALISKPQLIIADEPTTALDMINQHNIVTLLKTLQSQEQLTILLITHDLGVIAALADDVALIHNGEIVECADVYTCFDSPKHAYTKQLLEARL from the coding sequence ATGCAAACTGACATTTTATTAAACATTGAAAATTTATGTATCAATATAGGTCAAGAAAAGGTTCTAAAAAACATTTGCTTGCAAGCAAAAAGAGGAAGAATTCTCGGTATTATTGGGGAAAGTGGTAGTGGTAAATCAACACTTTGTCGTGCTATTATGCAACAGCTCCCACCCTCTTTTCAACAAACAGATGGCGATATTTTATTCAATGAGTATCCATTAACAAAAGAAAGTACAGATATTGGTACAGCAATTACTAGCATTCTTCAAAACCCAATGATGGCTTTTGATACAATTCAAACAATTGAAGGGCACTTTTTCGAAACAATAAAGGCTAAGTATAAAATGAAACCTATTCAAATGCGCCAACTTACTGAACGATATTTAGAGAAAGTGCAATTATATGATACCCATCGTATTTTAAAATCATATCCTTTTGAGTTAAGTGGTGGTATGTTACAACGTATCATGATAGCATTAGCACTTATTTCAAAACCTCAACTAATAATTGCAGATGAACCGACAACTGCTTTAGATATGATAAACCAGCATAATATTGTAACACTGTTAAAGACACTACAAAGTCAAGAACAGCTAACAATACTTTTAATTACACATGATCTTGGGGTAATTGCAGCATTAGCAGATGATGTTGCACTCATTCATAATGGCGAAATTGTTGAATGTGCCGATGTATATACTTGTTTTGATTCTCCTAAACATGCATATACGAAACAGCTACTTGAAGCGCGATTGTAG
- a CDS encoding cupin domain-containing protein gives MVEKLDLEKINLQEITKDIKDQHVNFAVSNINNHCLRIAVFSGEYKWHYHSNSDELFMVLEGELLIDFKDKDTAVLKPNDTLLIPAGTVHRTRAEQRTVNLCFEDKNADTIIIDG, from the coding sequence ATGGTAGAGAAATTAGATTTAGAAAAGATTAATCTTCAGGAAATTACAAAAGATATTAAAGATCAACATGTAAATTTTGCTGTATCAAATATTAATAACCACTGCCTTCGTATCGCTGTATTTTCAGGTGAATACAAATGGCACTACCATTCTAATTCAGATGAGCTATTTATGGTTTTAGAAGGGGAATTATTAATTGACTTTAAAGACAAGGATACAGCTGTTTTAAAACCGAATGATACATTACTTATTCCAGCCGGAACTGTACATAGAACTAGAGCTGAACAAAGAACAGTAAACCTTTGTTTCGAGGATAAGAATGCTGATACTATCATCATTGATGGGTAA
- a CDS encoding ABC transporter permease — protein MKKTLWLFCLKRLASLPIILLGVSLLTFFLMRIVPIEPAEVILRLSGVTPTTESIRSLEKEMGLNLPLFEQYWLWLKDVLSLQFGTSFVSKLPVAEELLSKFPATVLLAISSFVLALTISVPSGIISALYPYSLINKFVRMLSIISVSLPTFWLGFMLIYIFSIQLNLFPTNGTGSLAHLILPTCTLAIPIIGLFTQTIQTAVTQELTKPYIDYAYQRGLSKKTIIMKHVLKHTLTPLLSLFGLTLGNLMAGAIVVEQVFSWPGVGRYLIESIINRDYPVIQSYVLIVATLYVCINLCTDILQRIFDPRIKESTYD, from the coding sequence ATGAAAAAAACTTTATGGCTATTTTGTTTAAAACGGTTAGCATCTCTACCAATTATTCTTTTAGGTGTATCATTACTTACCTTTTTCTTAATGCGTATTGTACCTATAGAGCCGGCTGAAGTGATCTTACGATTATCCGGTGTTACACCTACTACAGAATCAATACGCTCGTTAGAAAAAGAAATGGGGTTGAATTTACCACTTTTTGAACAATATTGGCTGTGGTTAAAAGATGTTTTAAGTTTACAATTTGGCACGTCCTTTGTTAGTAAATTACCCGTTGCCGAAGAACTATTGAGTAAATTTCCTGCTACGGTATTACTAGCTATCAGCTCTTTTGTTCTTGCCCTTACTATTAGTGTTCCTTCAGGGATTATTAGTGCGCTTTATCCATATTCACTTATTAATAAGTTTGTACGAATGCTATCAATTATCTCTGTTTCACTCCCGACCTTTTGGTTAGGATTTATGCTCATTTATATTTTTAGTATTCAACTTAATCTATTTCCTACAAATGGTACAGGTTCCTTGGCACATTTAATCTTACCTACTTGTACCTTAGCTATACCGATTATTGGGTTATTTACACAAACTATTCAAACAGCTGTGACACAAGAGTTGACGAAACCTTATATAGATTATGCATATCAACGTGGTCTTTCTAAAAAAACTATTATAATGAAACATGTTCTCAAGCATACATTAACTCCATTATTGTCGTTATTTGGTTTGACACTAGGTAATTTAATGGCTGGTGCAATTGTTGTTGAACAAGTATTTAGTTGGCCCGGGGTTGGTAGGTACTTAATTGAATCTATTATTAATCGTGACTATCCAGTAATACAAAGTTATGTATTAATCGTTGCTACATTATATGTTTGTATTAATCTATGCACTGATATTTTGCAGAGAATTTTTGACCCACGTATAAAGGAGAGTACATATGATTAA
- a CDS encoding UPF0715 family protein → MLDYRQEGRAQSLTFKDFFPYHILTVICSSVSYAIFMVIIEPSYRAIIACFIIPFVTLIPYSIAAVPLQFLLNKCPKRFNIFYLLIYCVVAIVFLYVSYKLEGGWSTPIFNPRRMIVWAIGAGIIYWLWDSVIMQKYEYPYY, encoded by the coding sequence GTGCTTGACTATAGACAAGAAGGGCGTGCTCAATCATTGACATTTAAAGATTTTTTTCCTTATCATATATTAACAGTCATTTGTTCTAGTGTTTCTTATGCTATATTCATGGTAATCATCGAACCGAGTTATAGAGCTATTATTGCATGTTTCATTATTCCATTTGTTACACTCATTCCTTACTCTATTGCTGCAGTACCCTTGCAGTTTCTTCTAAATAAGTGCCCAAAAAGGTTTAATATCTTTTATTTACTAATATATTGTGTCGTGGCAATCGTTTTTCTTTATGTTTCTTATAAACTTGAGGGAGGGTGGTCTACACCAATCTTTAATCCTAGGAGGATGATTGTATGGGCAATCGGTGCAGGGATTATATACTGGTTATGGGATTCTGTCATTATGCAAAAATATGAATATCCTTATTATTAA
- a CDS encoding DinB family protein, which yields MEDKIIFNQILFTRKQTIKLIKEIPDDFMDIIPESHNNSIRWNIGHIFTDQEIWLYERIKNSLKLPPFYREYFAYGSSPYTWNDCVPSKSELINHLEKQPYRIMKDFSRELDQDLIDPVLLGFNNTGQILLHTLYHEGLHVGVIQSIKKLLTKKI from the coding sequence ATGGAAGATAAAATAATATTTAATCAAATACTATTTACACGAAAACAAACAATTAAGCTTATTAAAGAGATACCAGATGATTTTATGGATATCATTCCAGAAAGCCATAATAACTCAATTCGTTGGAATATTGGACATATATTTACAGACCAAGAAATATGGCTGTATGAGCGAATAAAGAATTCTTTAAAGCTTCCTCCATTTTATAGGGAGTACTTTGCATATGGTTCTAGTCCATATACTTGGAACGATTGTGTTCCTTCAAAAAGTGAGTTAATTAATCATTTAGAGAAGCAGCCCTACCGTATCATGAAAGACTTTAGTAGAGAATTAGATCAAGATCTTATTGATCCCGTATTATTAGGATTTAATAATACAGGACAGATATTATTACATACTTTGTATCATGAAGGTTTACATGTGGGAGTAATTCAATCTATAAAGAAACTATTAACTAAAAAGATTTGA
- a CDS encoding DeoR/GlpR family DNA-binding transcription regulator produces the protein MSILPEERKNDILKQLNKVGKVKVMELVDQFNVSEETIRRDLMILEEKGLLKRVYGGAIKTVFEFEEPPFTQRTTVNQEAKVKVGKKAVELISNGDVIVIDVGTTMLEFAHCIENKKDITILTNSLPVSSVLTESLNQNRFTGQILLLGGQIDPKQQSINGGITEQMLSQFNIDKAFISAGGVSIQSGVSNYHLHETLVSRKMVEVSKHIIVLTDYSKIGVNTFCKVCPLEKVDVVVCEQPFPEEWRNHSKLEQINWIQA, from the coding sequence ATGTCTATTTTACCAGAAGAAAGAAAGAACGACATTTTAAAACAACTTAACAAAGTGGGAAAAGTAAAAGTCATGGAATTAGTTGATCAATTTAATGTTTCAGAAGAAACGATTCGACGGGATTTGATGATATTAGAGGAAAAAGGACTTTTAAAAAGGGTTTATGGCGGAGCGATTAAAACAGTCTTTGAATTTGAGGAACCTCCATTCACACAGCGTACAACGGTGAATCAAGAAGCGAAAGTTAAGGTTGGAAAAAAAGCAGTAGAACTCATTTCGAACGGAGATGTGATTGTCATTGATGTAGGAACAACCATGCTTGAATTTGCGCACTGTATTGAAAATAAAAAAGACATTACGATTTTAACCAATTCTCTTCCTGTGTCATCTGTGTTGACCGAATCGCTCAATCAAAATAGATTTACAGGCCAAATTCTATTACTAGGTGGACAAATTGATCCAAAGCAGCAATCTATAAACGGCGGTATCACCGAACAAATGTTAAGTCAATTTAATATTGATAAAGCGTTCATTTCAGCTGGCGGTGTTTCTATTCAAAGCGGGGTTAGTAATTATCATTTACATGAAACATTAGTTTCACGCAAGATGGTCGAGGTATCAAAGCACATTATAGTGCTAACGGATTACTCTAAAATTGGTGTCAACACATTTTGTAAAGTTTGTCCTCTAGAAAAAGTCGATGTGGTTGTCTGCGAACAACCATTTCCAGAGGAATGGAGAAATCATTCAAAATTAGAGCAAATCAATTGGATTCAAGCATAG
- a CDS encoding DUF523 domain-containing protein, translated as MIAVSSCLAGIECRYNGSHSLVAKIKELVAQNKAVLICPELLGGFSTPRESAEIVGGTGEDVLVGKAKVIERSGKDVTELYIKGAYKALNIVQEINAQYVVLKENSPSCGSNMIYSGEFSNTKTAGKGVTAALFKKEGIKVISEEQFLNTNLV; from the coding sequence TTGATTGCAGTAAGTTCATGTTTAGCAGGAATAGAATGTAGGTACAACGGATCTCATAGTCTAGTCGCAAAAATCAAAGAATTAGTTGCGCAAAACAAAGCTGTATTAATATGCCCCGAACTTTTAGGAGGATTTTCAACCCCACGTGAGTCTGCAGAAATTGTAGGTGGTACTGGGGAAGATGTATTAGTTGGAAAAGCTAAAGTAATAGAGAGGTCTGGAAAGGATGTAACAGAATTATATATAAAAGGGGCCTACAAAGCATTAAACATTGTTCAAGAGATTAATGCTCAGTATGTTGTATTAAAAGAAAATAGCCCTTCCTGTGGAAGTAATATGATTTATAGTGGAGAGTTTTCTAATACAAAAACAGCCGGTAAAGGGGTTACAGCTGCTTTATTTAAAAAAGAAGGGATTAAAGTCATTTCTGAAGAACAGTTTTTAAATACTAATTTAGTTTAA
- a CDS encoding MBL fold metallo-hydrolase: MKIVELPIEFEFNGQKNYIYPSLIILNNELTLVDTGYTDFLTLISKKITKNGYRIERLKNIIITHYDDDHIGSLYDFKEKYPWINIIASEIESKYISGAMKSERLIQAEEMLKNMSNEEIEFGKWFIQQLKNLKHVSIDEKVHDGDMILDNKCRVVATPGHTSGHISLYFPSLKSVITGDAAVNENHELTIANPYFCLNIEEAEKSLRKIKNLKAETYYCYHGGKVTL; encoded by the coding sequence ATGAAAATAGTAGAACTACCAATTGAATTTGAATTTAATGGACAAAAAAATTACATTTATCCTAGCTTAATTATATTGAATAATGAACTAACCTTGGTCGATACAGGGTATACAGATTTTTTAACTTTAATTAGTAAAAAAATTACAAAAAATGGATATAGAATAGAGAGGTTAAAGAATATAATCATTACCCATTATGATGATGACCATATAGGTTCCTTATATGACTTCAAAGAAAAGTATCCTTGGATCAACATTATAGCTAGTGAAATCGAATCAAAATACATAAGTGGTGCAATGAAGTCAGAAAGGTTGATTCAAGCCGAAGAAATGCTCAAAAATATGTCAAATGAAGAAATTGAATTTGGTAAATGGTTTATACAGCAATTAAAGAATTTGAAGCATGTTTCAATTGATGAAAAGGTACATGATGGTGATATGATTTTAGATAACAAATGTAGAGTAGTAGCAACACCGGGACATACTTCCGGGCATATTTCATTATATTTTCCAAGTTTAAAGAGTGTAATTACAGGTGATGCAGCTGTTAATGAGAATCATGAATTAACTATTGCTAATCCATACTTTTGTTTAAATATTGAGGAAGCAGAAAAGTCTTTGAGAAAGATTAAAAATCTTAAAGCCGAAACTTATTATTGTTATCATGGAGGGAAAGTAACTTTATAG
- a CDS encoding GNAT family N-acetyltransferase — protein sequence MIRDFNENDKDYIIDSHYKIYNKEYNYDLSFKEFISNSINQYIKNANSLLENIWILDIDGCPKGSISIKRVNEDVAQLGLFLVDPSLRGTGLGKQLVQTAIDFCKEKNYKKVVLWTNSELVAARRIYKNKGFQLIETRKQFLSNKELVEEQWELSL from the coding sequence ATGATAAGGGATTTTAATGAAAATGATAAAGATTATATAATCGACTCCCACTATAAAATCTATAATAAAGAGTATAACTATGATTTATCATTTAAAGAGTTTATTTCTAATAGCATAAATCAATACATTAAAAACGCAAATAGCCTGTTAGAGAATATATGGATTTTAGATATTGATGGATGCCCTAAAGGATCAATAAGTATTAAAAGAGTGAATGAAGATGTAGCTCAATTAGGGTTGTTTCTTGTTGATCCTAGTTTAAGAGGGACAGGGTTAGGCAAACAATTAGTCCAAACAGCTATAGATTTTTGTAAGGAAAAAAACTATAAAAAAGTTGTTCTCTGGACTAATAGTGAGCTTGTTGCTGCAAGACGAATTTATAAGAATAAAGGGTTTCAATTAATTGAAACTAGGAAGCAATTTTTATCAAATAAAGAACTAGTTGAAGAACAATGGGAATTATCTTTATAG
- a CDS encoding DUF402 domain-containing protein, with protein MCNLTKSTIQTGKKIVERKIRYDSTIVETDCKLLNINEQDIILFHKVLVPFTMKGTQHELTIPKDSYTLAYYWKEKPYNLYIWRDKNGSYLGSYFNIVKNTVIADTIVSFEDLIIDILILPNGEYFILDEDELPVSLNQFEDGFVHQALQTLTNSIKPLLRQTLLKSVKEFSHKDILSTLYVI; from the coding sequence ATGTGCAATCTTACTAAGTCGACCATACAAACTGGTAAGAAAATAGTGGAGAGAAAAATCCGTTACGACTCAACTATTGTGGAAACAGATTGTAAATTACTAAATATTAACGAACAAGATATCATTCTTTTTCATAAAGTTCTTGTTCCCTTTACAATGAAAGGTACTCAACACGAATTAACAATTCCAAAAGACAGTTATACACTTGCATATTATTGGAAAGAAAAACCCTATAATTTATATATATGGAGAGACAAGAATGGCTCTTATTTAGGCTCTTATTTTAATATTGTTAAAAATACAGTCATTGCAGATACAATTGTATCTTTTGAAGATTTAATTATTGATATTTTGATCCTACCTAATGGAGAATATTTTATATTAGATGAAGATGAGCTACCTGTGTCTTTAAACCAATTTGAGGATGGCTTTGTTCACCAAGCTCTTCAAACCTTAACTAATTCTATTAAACCTCTTTTACGTCAAACTTTATTGAAAAGTGTAAAAGAATTTTCTCACAAAGATATTCTTTCTACGTTGTACGTTATATAA
- a CDS encoding DoxX family protein, which translates to MKWVTRIIQGLLVIDFLLSGIMKLTGNNTVVQEFTKVYNFSLGFMYTIGILEVLGALGLFIGYWKPKLAIAASGGLGLIMIGAIFTLFNAGQGLIALMPLVVLILSIIVFIRNQAVLKQKSIIKEG; encoded by the coding sequence ATGAAGTGGGTTACAAGAATTATCCAGGGACTATTAGTTATTGATTTTTTATTATCTGGAATTATGAAATTAACAGGTAATAATACGGTGGTGCAGGAATTTACAAAGGTCTACAATTTTTCACTAGGATTTATGTATACTATTGGTATTCTTGAAGTCTTGGGTGCACTTGGACTATTTATTGGTTATTGGAAGCCAAAACTTGCAATAGCTGCTTCTGGAGGATTAGGGCTAATCATGATAGGTGCGATATTCACTCTTTTTAATGCCGGACAAGGATTAATAGCTCTAATGCCTTTAGTAGTTCTTATTTTAAGCATTATTGTATTTATAAGAAATCAAGCAGTTTTGAAACAGAAATCAATAATTAAAGAAGGATAA